Proteins from a genomic interval of Chionomys nivalis chromosome 7, mChiNiv1.1, whole genome shotgun sequence:
- the Csf3 gene encoding granulocyte colony-stimulating factor: MAQLSAQSRRRLMALQLLLWHSVLWAGQEAAPLVSVTSLPPPLPLPRSFLLKSLEQVRKIQAGNSVLLEQLCAIYKLCHPEELVLLGHSLGIPQASLSRCSSQAQQLTKCLSQLHGGLFLYQGLLQALAGISPELAPTLDTLQLDVANFATTIWQQMENLGVAPTVQPTQGTMPTFTSAFQRRAGGVLATSHLQRFLETAHCALNHLVQP, translated from the exons ATGGCTCAGCTTTCTGCCCAGAGCCGCAGGAGACTGATGG CCCTACAGCTGCTGTTGTGGCACAGTGTACTCTGGGCAGGACAAGAGGCTGCTCCGCTAGTCTCTGTCACCTCTCTGCCACCACCCCTGCCTTTGCCCCGGAGCTTCCTGCTTAAGTCCTTGGAGCAAGTGAGGAAGATTCAGGCCGGGAACTCGGTGCTGCTGGAGCAGTTg TGTGCTATCTACAAGCTGTGCCACCCGGAGGAGCTGGTGCTGCTCGGCCACTCGCTGGGTATCCCACAGGCTTCTCTGAGCCGCTGTTCCAGCCAGGCTCAGCAGCTG ACAAAGTGCCTGAGCCAGCTCCACGGAGGACTCTTCCTCTACCAAGGCCTCCTTCAGGCCCTGGCAGGCATTTCTCCTGAGTTGGCTCCCACCTTGGACACGCTGCAGCTGGATGTTGCCAACtttgccaccaccatctggcagcAG ATGGAAAACCTGGGGGTGGCCCCTACTGTGCAGCCCACTCAGGGCACCATGCCTACCTTCACCTCGGCCTTCCAGCGCCGGGCGGGAGGTGTCCTCGCCACGTCCCACCTgcagagattcctggagacagctCACTGTGCTCTGAACCACCTGGTCCAGCCCTGA